The Lutra lutra chromosome 10, mLutLut1.2, whole genome shotgun sequence genome contains a region encoding:
- the LOC125078804 gene encoding olfactory receptor 51L1-like, which produces MVFFNGSTYRPFLLSGFPGLEDSHPVISILFCALYLIALMGNVTILVVIRVEQSLHAPMYLFLSMLAATDLGLCAATLPTLLKLFWLNVREIDFDACLIQMFFIHVFSLMESGILLIMAFDRYVAISNPLRYTTILTDSTIAKIGVGLLLRAVVVIFPGPFLIKRLRFCKANVLSHSYCLHPDIIKLSCSDHRINSIYGLIIILITFGVDSVLILLSYVKILITVLSIASREEQFKALNTCVSHICAVLLVYVPMLGVSIIHRFGKHVPPLVHIIMGYVYLLIPPVLNPVVYCVKTQEIRTRILGNLLRL; this is translated from the coding sequence ATGGTCTTTTTCAATGGTAGTACCTACAGACCCTTTCTGCTGAGTGGTTTCCCTGGTCTGGAAGACTCACATCCAGTGATTTCCATCTTGTTTTGTGCCCTCTACCTGATTGCCCTAATGGGGAACGTCACCATCTTGGTGGTTATTCGGGTAGAACAGTCACTTCATGCACCCATGTACCTTTTTCTCTCCATGTTGGCTGCTACAGACCTGGGACTCTGTGCTGCCACCCTGCCCACACTACTCAAGCTTTTCTGGCTTAATGTTCGTGAAATAGACTTTGATGCTTGCCTCATCCAAATGTTCTTCATTCATGTGTTTTCCCTAATGGAGTCAGGCATCCTCCTCATCATGGCTtttgaccgctatgtggccatctccAACCCACTGAGGTACACTACTATTTTGACTGATTCCACCATTGCCAAGATAGGTGTGGGGCTTCTGCTACGGGCTGTGGTTGTCATCTTTCCAGGACCCTTTCTCATTAAGCGACTCAGGTTTTGTAAGGCTAATGTGCTCTCCCACTCCTACTGCCTGCATCCGGATATCATTAAGCTCTCCTGTTCTGACCACCGAATAAATAGCATCTATGGCCTCATCATCATTCTCATCACCTTTGGAGTAGACTCTGTACTCATTCTCCTCTCTTATGTGAAGATTCTGATCACTGTGCTAAGCATTGCCTCCCGGGAAGAACAATTCAAGGCCCTTAACACTTGTGTCTCCCACATTTGTGCTGTGCTGCTGGTCTATGTCCCTATGCTGGGGGTATCCATTATCCATCGCTTTGGGAAACATGTTCCACCCTTGGTGCACATTATCATGGGTTATGTATACCTACTGATTCCTCCTGTTCTCAACCCTGTTGTATACTGTGTTAAAACCCAGGAGATACGCACCCGTATTCTAGGTAATCTCTTAAGATTATAG
- the LOC125078803 gene encoding olfactory receptor 51L1-like, with amino-acid sequence MATLNSSNTMSSTFYLTGIPGYEEFHHWISIPFCVLYFVGIMGNCTILHIVRTDPRLHEPMYYFLAMLSLTDMGMSMPTMISLFRVLWSISREIQFNICVVQMFFIHTFSFTESSVLLAMAFDRYVAICHPLQYATVLTPRLIAKIGIVALLRSAFAMIPLLARLAFFPFCHSHTLSHSYCLHQDMIRLACADTKFNVIYGLVLITVLWGMDSLGIFVSYMCILQSILRIASREGKLKALNTCASHVCAVLILYVPMIGLSIVHRFAKHSSPLIHIFMAHVYLLVPPVLNPIIYSVKTKQIRQGVLHMLFPTKVSSTVM; translated from the coding sequence ATGGCAACCTTAAACTCCAGTAATACGATGTCCTCCACATTCTATCTCACAGGTATCCCCGGCTATGAGGAATTTCACCACTGGATATCCATCCCATTCTGTGTCCTCTACTTTGTTGGAATAATGGGCAACTGCACCATCCTGCATATTGTTCGGACGGACCCCAGGCTCCACGAGCCCATGTACTACTTCCTGGCCATGCTCTCCCTCACTGACATGGGCATGTCCATGCCCACAATGATATCACTCTTCAGGGTGTTGTGGTCCATTTCCAGGGAAATCCAGTTCAATATCTGTGTGGTCCAAATGTTTTTTATTCACACTTTCTCCTTCACAGAATCATCCGTGCTCTTGGCTATGGCCTTTGACCGCTATGTGGCTATCTGCCACCCTCTACAATATGCTACTGTTCTCACACCAAGACTTATTGCTAAAATTGGAATTGTAGCCCTGCTTAGGAGTGCCTTTGCCATGATTCCACTTCTGGCCCGGTtggccttctttcctttctgccacTCCCACACCCTTTCTCATTCCTATTGTCTACACCAGGACATGATTCGCCTTGCCTGTGCTGACACCAAGTTTAATGTTATATATGGATTGGTTCTGATCACTGTGCTGTGGGGCATGGACTCTCTGGGTATTTTTGTGTCTTATATGTGCATCCTTCAATCAATATTAAGAATTGCATCACGTGAGGGGAAGCTAAAGGCTCTCAACACATGTGCATCCCACGTCTGTGCTGTACTCATCCTATATGTGCCTATGATTGGGCTCTCTATCGTCCATCGTTTTGCCAAACACTCTTCCCCACTCATCCATATCTTCATGGCTCACGTCTACTTATTGGTCCCACCTGTGCTCAATCCAATCATCTATAGTGTGAAGACCAAACAGATCCGCCAAGGAGTCCTCCATATGCTTTTCCCCACAAAAGTCAGTTCTACTGTGATGTAG